The segment TGTAAATGTAATTGGCCGCATTCCAGTGCTTTACACCTCACTAATGAGAGCATAATGGACTGATGGGGCAGGGCTGTTTCTATTCAGTTGTTTTCTAATGTCCTGAACTACTTGTGACCAGGACAAAATCTTTAGGAGTGTGCCTCTAAAATTTGGTAAGtgactgcccccccccccctcccaacccCCACACCCAACTTGGCTTTCCCAGTAAAGatagaaaagctttaaaataaatagatatttaCTTGATTTAGCACCACCTCACACTGAAACTTGTATAAAAATTCTGgaaccctggaaaaaaaaacaccagtgtcAGAGTTTCTGTCCAATAAGTCTCACAAAAGCATTTTAACTGATCTAACTTCTATGATCTTTTAACACTAGCATTACCAGGGTTTTCGACCTCCCCCCTGAAGTCCCGAAAGAGGGTCAAAAGACCCTGAGTCCAAACTGACGACTCTGGTGGCTCAAATTAGCATCCCTTGTTCAATTGTCAATAGGGCCATTGCCTGAGGAATCAGCAGGGGGGGAGGAGAGCCGAACTCACAAAAGCATTCCACACTTCTGTACTGTCAGGCCAGAAGGTACGTGTGAATAGTCCATGTTGGGGGTGTGTGCGATCTATGATGGAAGCAGCTCTACAGTAGAAAACTAACCAAATTAGCAACACGGGTTGGCGTTCAAAGTTACTGCAGGACTATCATTGGatggggttaaataataataataaaaaaagacacattttactgtaGGCATCCCGTGTTTACCTTACAAGTTTTCCTTGAAAAttaaggagctgtttgctgATTTCATACATCAGAACAcccaagaaaacaacttttatttcattagattataattgcactgcatttaacaaggtcccctttttttactctgaccagtttccctgtatctagtgaatatagcatcccccaaagaataaaaacaaccaacaccatcactttacaactattaccctgcagtgtggataaaactaaatactataataataaacaattgtttgtttATGCTGCAAAGTGCAGCATAAACAAACATGCAGCATAAACAAAATGCTGCAAAGTGCAGCATTTTTGGGatacaaaatctctaaaaccatcgtgtatggtttattatgtatgtatgttatatTATAAATCAACTAGCTGCTTCGGAGTCAGGGTAGAAAAATAAGCCTACTCTGTGCTACCATCACAAACAAGGTAattctgaaaattattttaaagaaggagatgtttgtctgagtgataccctgtcagtttaggctgaTGACCATGTCCTGGTCATGTCTAAGTATGCCCCTCTCTTTCCGATTTCAATCGAACAATAACAAGCTTATTGTTTCAATCGAACAGTAAGTTTTGTGTTGACTAGAATTTAGtaataaagcaattttttttttatctaggaTTGTGAggccctgaatacaaatgcagtccacactttttcagatttgcctttgaaaaccactttttaaaccacagatccttttctattcacattacaattatgcactaatttgtaccagtcaatgtcataaaataccaatgaaatacactgatgtttgtaatcataatttaacaaaatgcaaaacagttcaagtaGTACGAATACCAAATTGTCCAAATTGCCATTGCCTCTTATACGTTTGTATATTTCTCATGCTGGAATTTCAGTCCTCTTGACTTAGACACAAATACTTCTGGTCATtgctcacagctgtacctggcaGTTAGTAGGGAGTTAAGCTTCCCCcttcctttggtgcaccagtaatggccttatttacagaacaaaagcaCCGGTTCACAACTGCTTATAGGATGCTAATTAAAATCCTTCAGGTCAGTCGACCCGTCTCTGGGCTCCAaaggtagaaatgttaaatgacCCTTCTCTGGTAATTCTAGTGTTAACAAGTAGTAAATCGTGACTTTATTTCCCTAGTGCAgtggcctgcaacctttacagtctaaagagccgttttgcctacagtccacttgaattaaactcgttcagagacACAAATGTtacctggccttttgaaaaaagacaagttacaATTTtagataaagatctactgtaggaaatatgttgttatCGTAAAAGAAACACCCTTTTATGTCTCttttgaggttttaaaaaaagaggatgggtggatgttgatatttgtggataatggtgtaaaaaaaatcatagtttccaacataatgaaagaaatttttatttaaaagtaaatattacTGGCTTTTTCAGCATCAtcttctgttgtgaaaattaaaagcaattattccaacaaaaaaaaaactgctgaaacCTGCATTTACTATCTATatcacatttaaataccataataaaaatataatttgtggCTAAagttaagagccactgtggaaggtccaaagagccacttgcggctccagagccacaggttgcagacccctgcccTAGTGTATGTCTACATTATGATGTGACACAGACCCATTTCTCTTAGCAATTCCTTTTCAACATTTCATAAAAGTAAGGCCCGAGATTGGCAGAGTTTTACATGTAATGATATACCTGACAGCCACTGTGATGTGTGGTGGAgaatctgtgatgctgtgggcctgtttctagTCCAAAGGCCATAAAGAAACCTTGTTAAATCCCAGAACACTTTAATTAAAGATCTGGTGGCCTCTGGCTGGGAGCATAAAATGGATCTACACTGATTCTTTCAGCAGAACAATGGTCCAGAACATCAGCGCAGAAATGGTTCACCACGCTCAAAAACATCCTTCTTCAATAGCATCAGGCCCCATCATTGACTCCTATAACGAAAACCTGTGGGCTAAATAAGGGGGGGGAAAGACCAAAGACTCTGGATTATCTCAATCTAATCAGTGATCTCCTTTGTTGGGCTTGTAAATTTAGGTGGACGgccttgtcttggtaggtttacagttgtgccatactctttccatatGCGGATGacggattgaacagagctccaTCAGATGCTCAAAGCTTGAGAAATCTGTTTATAACCtaagcctgctttaaactttatcCCTGgcctgtctggtgtgtttcttggccttcatgatgctgtttgcttccCAACATGCTCTTAACCAACCTCTGAGGCgatcacagagcagctgtatttgaACTGAATTAGATTAAACTCTATTCAGTCATAAGCAATCATCAGGCAACTTCTTAAGGCACTCAGAGAAAAGGGGGCTGAAGGCTTTTGCACACTgcgctttatttttattttttttccacttcacgATTTTATACCTttctgttggtctttcacataagattccaataaaatatgtttgtgaCAACATGTGAAAAAGGGGGTTTAAATACTTCTGCAAGCCAACCTCTGAAGTTCAGAACACATTTTGTTCTTTGAGGTTTTACACTCAATGCTTTTACACATGCTAACAGTAATTGCAGATCACTAGCCTTGCCCaaaaacgtattttttttttaacggacAACAGGAAAATAATACACTGATACATTTCAAATAATGTCCACACTGTACTATTCTTAGCAGTGCTCATTTTCAAAGGCAGCGCGTCACCTTGCAAGAATGTAGAGGCAACATCTGGGATGccttaagataaaaaaaaaaaaaataaaaaaagatcttaTATAGAAGATTTTGTATCTCTTAGTAATCAActaggagaagaagaaaaaaaaaaaagcaagaatcTGGTAGTTTAGGTGTGAAACTATTTATTGCCATCCCTGAGACGTGTTTCGTGAGAACGCCGGTACAGAATAAGAGACGTAACTGTGCTGCGAGCTGGCTAAACGAGGAGCAGACGAGGGCTCGGTGTGGACAGGAATCAAGAAGGACCCGACAGCTCTGGGAGCGAAGGGCCCGGGATGCGGGCACCCGCCACCGCAGCAGATGTGAGAAGAACCCGTTGTGGTGCGAAGAACGATGGGTGGCGAAGGGTAGGAGGTGAAGCCTCTTTTCGTGTTTGTGAGCTGAGGCCGCTGCTCCACGCCGGACTGATGAGGAGGCCCGGGGGTCCGAGAGGACGGGCCGTCTCTCTTCAGGAGGGATTCGATGGAGAACGGGCCGCTGAACTTCACCTCGCAGCTGACCTGAACGGCTCTGCAGGCCTCAGCTTCAGGAGACGGGGGAGCCGAGCCCTGCTCCGAGGGTCTCTTCGGGTTCTCCCTTTCCAGCTTAGAGGCCAGCTCAGGGAAGAGCTGCAGGAGTCCTTTAAAGTGACGGCGCACCATCTTGGCCGTGATCTGACTGCAGTCCAGTTTCCAGTAGTTTTTCTTGCTGTTCAGGGAATCCGGGATCATTGGAATCTAaacgaaaaaaacaacaacgatcGGTTCAATAAAAAGCAGCCGTGGTCACAAAATTACAAATTATACAAGGGCAAAAATGAGTTAGGCAAATAAATATTAACAGTAACTTACTTTGATGAAGCACGTATGACTTGACAAACATACTCTGATGTTGTTCTCAACCCTTTTTTTGTCATCGTCACCTGTCCGCCCAGTCAGCCTCTCCCTTaactggaaaaaagaaagaaagaaaggaaaacgtTTTAAGATCCTCCTGCCACAGTTgaaatcttttcattttatatcCAGCAtatccattttaaaatgcttcagCCATTCTTACCTGAGAACAAGTGAGCATCTGGTTCGGAGCAGCCCGGAGGACTAGAGCAATCTTGGCCAGGCGAGTTGTAGCCCTCTTGAAAACTGCTCTCTGAGCCCTGCTGGTTGGATTGGGACGAGAAACCGCCGCGTCAGAACGCCTCATCTTCCTCTGCTTCTCCACTGCTTCCAAACTGGACACGAAAGAGGACGATCACAGACTCTACTCCTGACCTTCTGTTCAGTCCAAGTGGGCAGCTCTGGATATAAGTCCTGTTGGAACAAAGAGATCAGATGGCCTCCGTTACAAGGTAACGAGGCGCTATTCACAAGATAATTGGCCCCATCAGGGCTGGAGGTGGAGCTCACCTGAATTTACATTTTCCAAAGCTGAAAGTATACATTTACAGACATCCCTGGATTTGTTTCCTGACTCTTCTTCATCTGAAACTGGCTCAGATTAAGTTCTTAGTGTTTCAgataattaatgtatttgttgttaaatctttttttaaccagGAAAGTCACCATTGAGATTAATAATCCATTTTTCAAGGAAGaccttgcaaaaaaataaataaaaaaatacaaaaaaaaccccagttACATTACATGTAAAACATCCAATACAAACAGCATCCACaaagactattttaaaaaaatttaaactgtaaaatgaTACATGAGACATaatttaaaacacttaaaaatgtaaagaagtCATCTCTAAGACCATCAAACCAGCTTTAAAATCACTCAGAGAGATCAAGCTGTAAAGCTAGACAACATTTATGACAACAAGgcttttaaatctgaaatgAATCCTTTTCTACCATTTATTATGTCTTGGAAACAATGTACAGAAGGAATATTTTTACTCTGGGAGGGATCAGTCATCACCTTACTGGAGTTTGAAGAATTTCAAGTGGACACTTTGCAGGATTatgttgttttaagttttacCCTGTACTGAAGAAATTAACTTTCTCGACATAATAGTAACCAAAAGAGGCAAATATCTGTTTGTCTTTCTTTGCTCCAAACCTACTGGTCGGAGATACATAATTTCATGCAGGAAGTTTTCATCCTATCCACCCTTTAAAAAGGTTTGCTGATAAACCAACTCACAGGATAGACATTCCAGAACAATACTTTAAACCAAAGACaagatgatttaaaaataaagaaattacaaaGAGGACTGGCTTGGATCTGCTAAAAATAGGGTGGACTGAAAAAGAAGGAACTTTTATTTAGAAACTGACAAATCTCTAAAACCTAATTgagatcttgttttttttttttttttttttgcacaacctGTACATCAAAAACCAGGAACAAATCATTTAATGCTTTAGCACATCATTCAAAGTGTCTGTAAGTGACCCAAGCTTACAACAGATTTTCAAACAAACCCTACTGATAATCTAGCAGAGGTAAAAACATTAGGGATAGGGTTGTTAGGGCTTTCCAGGAAAACCCCAAGAACAACATCTCTTGTGTAAACAAGAGATCATTacactaaaaatataaaaccattTTAACAACCTATTAGTGACAAAATCATGGCTGTAAAAGGGTATATGACCTACAAAACCAAAAATTTGGTTTACATGATACTGTACCCATGTAGTAAAATGTTTATAGGCTCATTTATAGCATCAATACTTTGCCAAAAATATAGATGCTAGATCAAAATTGTGATTTCAAAATTTTGACATTCATTCAACATTTCAAAAATGCTGATTACAAGTCATGATGTTTCAGTTTGAGAGATCAAACATTAGgacttaaaatgttaattaaaattgtttcattaaaaaatgatgaaacacaaagtaaaaaaaaaaaaaaaaatacataaattcaCATTTgtcctgattttatttttaacaagaaCTACCAAGTTCCATTGAAACCAAAGCGAGCATCAAGGCAATCActcattttctttattgtatCCTGAATTGTTTCATAGTAGAGGGTCACTGCTGACGTTTTGGCCTCAAAACATGACATGTTAACAGTCATGAAACCAAACACATCAAATAAATCTGCAAATTGCTAATATAAATCAGTCTAACAGCAATTTCAGCTTGTCTTCCAAGAAATTTGTCCACTTAACAGTATTCGTCACTGTTGTATTGACAAACACCCGTGTgcaatttttgtgtttttattttattttctatacaAAATTAAGCCTGAAATAGCTGCCaattcttaatgttttttttttttcatggcttCGCTTCTCCAGACCTAAATGTGCTCCATTCCACTGGCATCGGCATTTAAAACCTGCAATAAAACCAGGCGtctctttcacattttaatccaaATGTCATATCATCAGGTCTAAAAGTCTTTATTGGTGCACTAACCCTGACtcatatatttgctgtattaCTAATACAGAAAGTGTATTACTAGTCACAGACAAGTGAAATCCGCTGGCACGGAAACCAGCGGCCTCTCAGCCCCATCAAAGTTGGacaatttgttttcattcaagGCCTTTCATGCAGGTAATGCGTTGATGAATTTAAATGGGGATCAGTCATGTAAATCAGTGCAGTTCCTATTAGGGATTAAAGGCAGGGGAATTAACTGAAAAGGTGAGCTAAGTGATGTGTGAAGTACTGGAATGTGATTGGATCGGTCTCTGGCAGGCCACTCTCGACCCCCCCACGCAGGCGTGGCATCTGCAAAGttacaggcaggaaaaacattGTTAATTTATTCCTTTGAACTCTACTATGTGAGTCACAAGGAACAAATGGTGAGATGAAACAAAGGTCtccatggttttatttttttgtagagaAACTGTTACAAAATCACACAAGTGCACTTGTAAAAGCAGTTTAAAATATCCCTAAGTGAACCATCTTGAGCTTATAAATGTATGCCTTAAACCACacaactgtttatttttatcataggAGTGGGGATGAATTTACTTTTACTCAAGACCGTTGAAAAAGAAGGAATATTTTTTACTGAACAGCTCAGTTTCATTGTCACACAACTATTTCTACAACCTCCTGATCACTGATTTAGTTAATGACGTGAAGACGTGGCTTTGGAGGATTTCTAACGGTGCTTAAGGATTACTAGAAAAGATTATAAAACCTTTGTGtctaaaataaagtattaaaactatttttgtaaTACATTGCCATGTTGAATTCAGCTCAGTTTGGCAATGTGCTGCAATCCAGAGCAATAATTGTGCATTCAATTCAAGCTTTACAACGCTGAGTCAATTTCTGCTTGTAAATCATAAAGCTTCTCCCTGAGGCCGTAGAAATCGTTTTAATGGATCTAATTGGCTGAGTAATGATATGACGCACGTTTCAAGGTTCATTTATTCTACCTTTCCATATAATTGCTCATAGAATCaaaagtctttattgtcattacataGTCATACTGAAAATGTACCCAGAACTGACATGGCAGGTGTGCAAAATCTTCTAAGGTTTTCCCCTAATTCAATTTGAATAAGCTTAAAATAAAACTCTAATAACACTAAGATGATGTATAAGTTAAAATTAACAAGGCAGCAGCATGTGCTGTGTTTTTTGCTACAACAATGcttcaaaaataaactaaaaaggatATTAACTTTTATTGCTACTCCTTAAAGGTTTAGATGTTTCTGGATGACACATCCAGACCTGAATCTTAgctttttaattattcttttaaatGAGTAGACATCCTAACTGCCTCCTTTTGTTCTGATAAATGAGAGGTGCATAAAAACGTTTCAAATAAAGGAGCCCTTTGTAAAAATgcagatgtctttttttttaagctgcccGGCTCTCCTGCGATCGTAACCTCATGAAAAGATACCCATTACCCTGCGGTCCACACACCCTTTACAGTCCTGTACCTCCAACAGGATTTGCAACCAGACCCAACAGCTACAGCAGCTCCACACTCTCCGTTTGAGTGAAACCGGATTTTCTGGCAAACACGATGAAGAAGTGGACAGAGAAGTTTGGGACTGGGCTGTTTGACTTTGATCAACCAGCTGCTCTGAGAGGAGCCCTCAGAAGAGGCACCACATATTTGGCAAAGATTGCCTTGTTCTCCAGGATGCTCCTGTCAAGATGCTCACCTTAACCCAGGTAGGATTTCAAAGGCATCTACAATTTCAGCTTTAACATTGGATACGCAACTTACAGCCGTAAAACATTCTCAATCTGATGTTGATGAAACCTCTTAACTCACAAGACAGATCTGCTGAGAAGGTAATCGGTTTGTTTATCATCCCAGATGTTTTGTTAaggtatatatatttttacttgttttattttagtatgATCTGCTTGGCTGTCTCACATCAGCTAGCCCACTCTGTCTTTTTCTCCCCCTCCACTCCAGACTCCAGTGATCCCATATTCAAGTTACAGCGGGAAAAAACTACTGGAAACTGGACAGCGGCCAGATCACAGCAGAGATGCTGCGTCGTCACTTTATAAGACCCCCAATGATCTTCCCTGAGTTTGCCTCTAAGCTCGATACGGACAACCTGCAGCCTGCAGAGCTGTTCAGGTCAGATGTGAGGTGAAGTTCACTGATCCTTTCTCCAGAGCTTCTCCCCCGTCCAGCGTGCAGATCAGCAGCATCCTCGGCCCATACGCTCAGAGAAAGGGGCTCCAGCTTCTACTCTGAAGAGGATCTGCTCCTTCAGACTTCATCTGGATGCTCCCCCATCTG is part of the Fundulus heteroclitus isolate FHET01 chromosome 13, MU-UCD_Fhet_4.1, whole genome shotgun sequence genome and harbors:
- the LOC105937554 gene encoding forkhead box protein H1 translates to MRRSDAAVSRPNPTSRAQRAVFKRATTRLAKIALVLRAAPNQMLTCSQLRERLTGRTGDDDKKRVENNIRVCLSSHTCFIKIPMIPDSLNSKKNYWKLDCSQITAKMVRRHFKGLLQLFPELASKLERENPKRPSEQGSAPPSPEAEACRAVQVSCEVKFSGPFSIESLLKRDGPSSRTPGPPHQSGVEQRPQLTNTKRGFTSYPSPPIVLRTTTGSSHICCGGGCPHPGPFAPRAVGSFLIPVHTEPSSAPRLASSQHSYVSYSVPAFSRNTSQGWQ